ATGCAAGCTGGAGTTCATAATACTTTAAACTCGTAAAGTTAATCCCTCAAGAGGATCGGCTTCTTCAAAGAAACTCAAATAAGAGTCATCAGTGAGAGCCATCATTTCATAAGAGACCGCAGTATAAGAGTCGGGGCATGTAACATTGGTAGCATAATCGCAACCAGAGCTAGAGCAGTTGAAACGTCCAATTTCGGCAATGCGGTTGGGACGGTTGGAGTAGACAGTAGAATCGTTGGCAACGGAGGAGAGGTTGAAGAGAATGAATCGGCCAGTGCCATTAACACCTTCAACAGTGATGGGGAAACCGCTAGTATCGAGATGGAAGTTAAGTTCGCAACTACCGGAAACTTGAGGAACATCAAATGTGAAAATCGTGTTGGTATGATTGTTTTGCTTCTGAAAGACGACGGGTGAGTAAACATTACCGGAGTTAGCTTCAGGCTTAGTCGAATCAATTAAACGAATGCCATGGGGGAACAAAGGATATACAGCAGCAGAAGGTGATGGAGTTGCAGCTTCACTTTGGCTAGCGGCAGTGGTGATAACAGGGACAACAATACACTTGGTGGTATAAGCAACGACGCTAGAAGCAGAAGGACTGGGTCCAACATATGTGGTAGTTTTAGTAGTAGTGGCAGTGTTTTTACGTTGGGTAGAAGTAACGGTAGAGGGCTGAGTGGATGTAACAGTGGAAGCTCCGGTGGAAGTGATAGTGGAGCCTCCGTTCGTGGCTGTTACTGTGTAGGTTTCAGTAGCCGTAACGGTGACAGCTGTGGTGGTCGTAACAGTGGTGGCTTCGGTAGATGTAACGGTAGAGGCCTTAGTGGAAGTGATAGTAGGAGGTGGAGTAGAGGTAGAATTATGATAGGAAGAGGTAGTACTATTATAAGTGGAAGATGAAGAGATGGGTTGAGGCAAAACAGCCAAAACAGCAATACCTACACAACTAGGGTTACCGTTTCCAACTCCAAAGAATACCTGATAAACCTGGTTATTGACGAGAGAAGGACAAGCAACGGCGGATTCAGTTCcattatattttaagcTATATCCGGAACTAATAGCCTCACCGACACTGAATCCAGAAGAAGTAGAATTAGTATCAGATTTGAAAACTATTTCACCATTGGCGCTCACGGAAGCATAGCGATTACCAACAGATAGTTGTCCATTAGACATAGTAAAGGTGGCAGCGTCATCAGTGCCATCAGCGGGGTCCAAGTAAACAGAACCAGAATCTCCAACATAAAATCCGTGCAAATGGACGTATTCATTGCCGGAGTGAAGAGCCAAAAGACCAAATTGTCTGCCGTTCAAAGGGTCATCGCGTCTACGCAATGGGGAAGCTGTCACACTGGAGGCAACGAGCAAAGAGAGTAATGTGGAAGCAATGGGAATCGAAGAAAACTTCATGGTGCGTGTAATAAAAATCCAAGATTTTCAATGAATAGATGCCAATTAATTAactgttttttataaaccAAAAAGTCCTCGCAAAGATATGGAGGTTTtgttaatataataataataattataatgAGAGATTAAAGGGAATTGATGAAGACTTATTTACTTTGTTTAGTAAGGCTTCGAAGATTATTACAAATGAATGCAATTAGATTTGTTGGCGATATTAAAAGGATTTTCATCTCTTtatatatcaaaaattttccaaacttAAGTTCGACAATATCAAGAATTTACTTCGGTAAAACGTAACTCATGATCCGCAGTCATGAAAACTTTTGTCATGTGTAGGGAAAAGCgcagaaacaaaaattgcATGTAGAATCATACACGGTAATTAAAATGAGGAGTagtaatatatttttaaggCGAGGTGAATGATTTACATAATAAATGGT
This portion of the Schizosaccharomyces pombe strain 972h- genome assembly, chromosome: I genome encodes:
- a CDS encoding But2 family protein , whose amino-acid sequence is MKFSSIPIASTLLSLLVASSVTASPLRRRDDPLNGRQFGLLALHSGNEYVHLHGFYVGDSGSVYLDPADGTDDAATFTMSNGQLSVGNRYASVSANGEIVFKSDTNSTSSGFSVGEAISSGYSLKYNGTESAVACPSLVNNQVYQVFFGVGNGNPSCVGIAVLAVLPQPISSSSTYNSTTSSYHNSTSTPPPTITSTKASTVTSTEATTVTTTTAVTVTATETYTVTATNGGSTITSTGASTVTSTQPSTVTSTQRKNTATTTKTTTYVGPSPSASSVVAYTTKCIVVPVITTAASQSEAATPSPSAAVYPLFPHGIRLIDSTKPEANSGNVYSPVVFQKQNNHTNTIFTFDVPQVSGSCELNFHLDTSGFPITVEGVNGTGRFILFNLSSVANDSTVYSNRPNRIAEIGRFNCSSSGCDYATNVTCPDSYTAVSYEMMALTDDSYLSFFEEADPLEGLTLRV